The region TCTTTGCCCGAATCCATTTCCAAGGCCAGCGCACGGTCGTTGCCGAAACGCAGCGCCGTTTCAAAACTTTCCGCCAAACGCTGCTGGATATCGGCTTTGATTTTAATGCGGTCAATCACCACATCGATATTATGCTTGATGTTTTTTTCCAGCTTCGGCACTTCGTCCAAAGTATAAACTTCGCCGTCCACCCGCACCCGCGCAAAACCCTGCGCCTGCAAATCGGCAAAAAATTCGACAAACTCGCCTTTGCGTTCCCGCACCGCCGGTGCAAGAATCATCATACGGGTGTCTTCGGGCAACTGCAACACCGTATCCACCATCTGCGAAACGGTTTGGCTGGAAAGCGGCCGGTTGTGTTCGGGACAATAAGGCGTACCGACACGGGCATAAAGCAAGCGCAGATAATCGTGGATTTCGGTAACCGTGCCGACCGTTGAACGGGGGTTGTGGCTGGTGGATTTCTGTTCGATGGAAATCGCCGGCGACAGCCCTTCGATTAAATCCACATCGGGTTTGTCCATCATCTGCAAAAACTGGCGGGCATACGCCGACAGGCTTTCCACATAGCGGCGCTGCCCCTCGGCATACAGCGTGTCAAACGCCAGCGAAGACTTGCCGCTGCCGGAAAGGCCGGTAATCACCACCAGCTTGTGGCGGGGAATGTCCAAATCGACATTTTTCAAATTATGGGTACGCGCGCCGCGGATACGGATCGTGTCGTTGTCGGAAGCGTTTTTGCGGTGATGGTTGCACATAGTGTCTAGGCCGTCTGAAAATAAAATCAAGAATAGGATATTGTAGCACTTTTCGTCAGTTCAACTGATGATGTGCGCCGTCGATTTTTTCAGACGGTCTGACTATTTACGCCGATAATCCGTTATAATCACCCAAACTTTACGAATAGAATAAAGGAATCTGCATGAACAAACCTTCTTATCCGCACCCGATTATTGCCCGCGAAGGTTGGCCGTTTATCGCCATCGGTTTTATCGCCGGCGTGTTGGTGACGGCTGTCAACGGCTGGTTGTCGCTGCCGTTTTGGCTGTTTACCATTTTCGCCTTGCAGTTTTTCCGCGACCCGGCGCGCTACATTCCGCAAGATCCGGATGCGGTGTTGAGCCCGGTTGACGGCCGCGTGGTGGTGGTTGAGCGTGCGCAAGACCCATACCGCAAAACTGAAGCCTTGAAAATCAGTATTTTTATGAACGTATTCAACGTGCATTCGCAGAAATCGCCGGTTGACGGCACGGTTGAAGCAATCGAATACAACCGCGGCAAATTCCTGAATGCGGATTTGGACAAAGCCAGCACCGAAAACGAACGCAATGCTGTGTTGGTTACTACCGCAACCGGCCGTGAAATTACCTTTGTGCAGGTGGCCGGTTTGGTGGCGCGCCGCATTTTGTGTTACACCCAAGTCGGCCGCAAATTAAGCCGGGGCGAACGCTACGGCTTTATCCGCTTCGGTTCGCGCGT is a window of Neisseria yangbaofengii DNA encoding:
- a CDS encoding phosphatidylserine decarboxylase; translation: MNKPSYPHPIIAREGWPFIAIGFIAGVLVTAVNGWLSLPFWLFTIFALQFFRDPARYIPQDPDAVLSPVDGRVVVVERAQDPYRKTEALKISIFMNVFNVHSQKSPVDGTVEAIEYNRGKFLNADLDKASTENERNAVLVTTATGREITFVQVAGLVARRILCYTQVGRKLSRGERYGFIRFGSRVDVYLPLDAKAEVAIGDKVTGVSTILARLPFPSPDAKPFDDAPVNTANAALQTVATTSPQTAEPVMTASENITEVSQAAIEEAADKVREAAAKAVQS